TGcataaaaatcttccaaaatattctaaaacctcATGAGTGATATATAGTTCTTTTGTATTTCACAAaattctagaaataaaaaaaacctaaaaatgtgTGACCCAGAACTTAACTATGGacatacattagaaatttgtgcCTTGAATTGTAAACTAATTAATACTACTATATTTATGATCCCTAAAGATACATTATATTCTATTAAGTCTTCTTTAACTgttttctataattataaaataaattcctaGAATTTAGAAACAATGTAATGGCCTggaaaatgactttttgaaaaaataatacaataccTGGATATATTTTAGTCAGGAATCTGctcatattcttgaaatttcgCTCCGACtgattcttttatttataaaacgtcTGGGTCGTAATATTTCGGCATTTTACTGAATGCCAGAATTTGAATAGTGAAAAAGAGAAAACAAATGTCAGGatcaatacaatttatttaatagtaATGGAAAAGTCTTTCGAACTAAGCTTCGGAATCAAGTATTAAAGTTacgatttttataattaaattattttattaagaaactaATTACATGAAACCAATCACTTGccatttatcaaagtgggaagGTGGTCGTGGGCGCTAAAGAGGAGGATTTGGACCCATTTCGTCGGcctgcgggttcgattcccgcctcgcactctggaagagcctcggcggcccgtgcggtgaacactagcttaGAAAGGGAgctgttcatctccggagagtcgtgggaccggtacctctagggaagaaggttttctctaagtacttaaggctgttgctcttggtgattCGGAAatcaccttaaactgtaggtcccccttccaccaccaagtaagtgtgtggggtgtgtgtaaaggaataaagaagaaggtgcaagaaaaatgtaaactctaAGGGGAcccattagaagcttccattccacttGCCATTcatgttatttattaatttatgaaactttAGATTGGAtgaaaacttttagtttttacaataatttaaatttttttaaatttacaaatctttatttACCGTTCAAGATTGGGACAAAGTGGAACCTTCTCTCACCCAGTGGTTTATCGCTGATGCTCGAACCACCTGGAGGCTAGAAGTGCGTCCTGTGCTAATTGAGGTCCCAAGCAACTACCCGTACGCAGTATATCACTACGAACCAGTATCAATTCAGCACGCAGTTACAGGAAATAAACGACCAGTTCAAAAGCATGATATAATAACAAAGGTTGTGTATCCTTTGGGTATGACATTTTGTACTTACACGTTACATGGTAAGAAAGAATATTCAGAACTTAAAGGGGCTTTCTTTCCAAAGCCTGGACATCTTAGTGAAACAGGGGTAGAATTGATTTGCTAACAAGATTTTCATCAATGTGCTCGATACTGCTATTTAAATGCTCAGTTTTATTTAGAAGAATCTtagaatgaatttatttattgaaggATTCAGTCGATCTTTGGTAATTTCTTTTAGTTAAGCTTGATGCACaatattaattcatttcaaaattttttgttaataaataggAATTAAATGCAAAATTCAATTTAGATATGCTTAATTTCAAATGCAACAAAATTACCCCGATTACAGTTACccgaaataataattgaaactgaaaaaaattacttttccgaGGTTTGTCGGCAGGTGATTTCAAATTCGAGATccaaattttccatacaaaaaaataGCAGCTCCATCACGTAGTGTACAGATGTTTTCGGGCAGCTTATTCaaaacttaacattttaaaagcaaaatggcAGGTATGAAGAGGTGTATAAAAACACGAGAAGTAATCCGATATGAATCAAATTCACTCTTCATGGACTTTTCATACAGtttaattaagatttaaaataatatataaactaagtataaactaaattagaatacAAGAACATTGTAAATTGATCTTGAAACTCGGTATTCTAAAAAAGTAAGCGTCTGAAGTTACCATTAAACAAGCATTATTTAAACCTTgacagatttttttgaagaattaagtGAATACCACAATGTAAAATAGCCCACTTTAGACtgtatttacattatttaactagtgaaataataaaaagattccTTGCTgtagttattatttaattattcacttttttccttattattaataattattaatattattatcataaTTGTTATCATGTTCCGACCAAACAGATGTTTGCATTAGTGAAAAGCTGCAAATCAGCGGGTTTTATTTGTGAAATGACTCATTTTGCTACGACCGTAGATCTTAGCTAAAGGGACTTAAGTTCAAGGCTTAAATATacgttaactattttaaattggtCATAAAGTACAGGGCTTAATCAGAGCGTATTTTTggtcacaatttaaaagaaaacgcaACTTGGTCAAAACGATTCTTTATTCGCAGGTCGAGACGACTGCTTGGTACGTAAAGACAGTTGATTTGGGTACTTCGGGGGTCTATTTATGGTTGGTATATCGAGAAACTCAggcttttttgaaaaagtggttcCAGCACGTACATGATATCGATACTGTAAGATGTGTGATTTCAACGACTAATATATTCTATCAGCGGAGTATCGCTGTCTTGTGTGAATATACACAGTTTCTTCCTATAAATAGCTAACTgactgaatttgaatttttaattgtttaaaataattaggaGTATTAGTACTTTCTAATAGTAATATATATGACTATGATTATCTTATATTGGCAGGGTCTGCAATTGAGTTCTCTCATTAATCGAGAATATCTTAAGTTATCGCTATTCTATTGGATCTTATCTCTCTATGGTAACACTTTAAGTATCTTGTGGTGCCTATCTTAGTGACTGTAGCACAGTTACCACAAGTAGTTCAAAACTTAGACAAATCAGTAATGCGCCTGATTTTCATTGCTGGCGTTAGCGTCGTGTTGTGTTAGCCAAGGTTGAAAAAGTTGCGCGCGAACTGCGGATCCCTTATTATACGCTGAAAAAGTTAGAGATTGTAGACATCTAacagtttttttctgactcatgTTGACTCTTTAAAGGTCCTCATGTTATTCTTGACAATATGCCCAAACTAGATGGGGGAACTTAGGACCTGTAGAAAGCTATTAGCGCGTGTGGGCACTACAAAGCCAAGTTCAACACATTTGGTAGGTTGTTCAGCTGAAGCCTAGGGTGGAAAATGCgagttctgtaaaaaaaatacgcggattgaggtcataaaaaaatgtatgattcatCACCGGTTATAATTCGTGACAAAAAGTTCTCATCTTTATCTGAACGATCAAGCAGTTCCTGACAAACCCGGACGCGATTGGCTTGTTGGTCTTTGGTCATCAGGCGTGGCACAAATTCCGCAGTGACGCAGTGCATGttcaatttttcagtcaaaatcaCGTAACAAGATCCATCTGATATCCCagactcttcggcaagctccctaatggtcagacgtcgattttcgcgcactaGGGTgatgattttgtcaacgtgtggttCGTCAGTTGATGTTAAAGGAcacccaggacgctcatcatcgccAATTGACTgccggccacccttgaaacgttcatgccacttgaaacatgcagtccGCTTCATGGctacatcaccgtaggccgtgttgagcatggcaaatgtttcagttgcagatttcccgagtttcacacaaaatttcacagcaattggCTGCTTTTTCCGGCTGTcgattttacaatccgacaaacaaaaaaaacactccttccttaaaaccgtgtagcttatcaacaaacgaagatatctgcgactggaatattgcattttaaacagctgatctgtacgaacttagcgacatcaagcggattctcctgaaaccaacttaagccgcgaaattcaaagagtccgcgtattttttgaatagATCTCGTATTATCCTCGGCGATAAAACATTTCACCCAGAATTTTTACGTAGAAAAAATCGTGTCTTTTTGTTGCTAATAAACTTCCAAAATATATTGGATAATTGTTTTTGCTTCGAAGTATTAGTTACTTCAAAAAGAATCcttaatatttctcaaattttggtCTTATCTTAAGTTGTTTCGAACCTTCTTTGctttaaatttaaccatttaaaattataatttaattttattaaacatttaaaatttaagaaaacttcaCTACATTGTATACTGAagtttttttatagaagaaaactTTATTATAGTAAGTTGATAAAAAGAATACTGCaagatcattaaaaaatatgcttCATAAATACAATGCACATGAAGTAATTTAAGGGTATAAAGGTCAAAAGAAGATGAACAATATTGTGATATTGAAAACCCCAAGTTCTGTAGTCATTAAAGGTCACAATTATTTTTGTCTTGCATATTAGAGCAAAATATTCCCATTCAGTCAAATTTTACTCAAACCATATTTAAGGATGCTAGCAAAATTTTTCTGTGTATGCAGACCTTTAGATTATTATAAGCTTTATACTTAATTATGCCATTTTTTTCTCCAATAACTTTGAGTTCGCAACTCGCATTCCTTGAACTACTCAACgtgtttaatattttgttaaataaatttgtgtTTGCCTTAGATACGTGAATAATAAAAAGATAGTACATAAGAAGCTAAATCTAGTTTCAGCAATAATCCCTATCTCTACCcttatgattttaaaagaaaagcgTTGAATTTTTCCTTCGCAAAAAGGCATAATCAGATTCAAGTACAATGCTTCTAACCAATTGGCtccgattattaaaaaaacattgaacacGAATGATAAAATTGGATTCAAAAGAAAGCGAAGAAATTTTTGTGGATA
This Belonocnema kinseyi isolate 2016_QV_RU_SX_M_011 chromosome 3, B_treatae_v1, whole genome shotgun sequence DNA region includes the following protein-coding sequences:
- the LOC117169982 gene encoding protein GVQW3-like encodes the protein MLNTAYGDVAMKRTACFKWHERFKGGRQSIGDDERPGCPLTSTDEPHVDKIITLVRENRRLTIRELAEESGISDGSCYVILTEKLNMHCVTAEFVPRLMTKDQQANRVRVCQELLDRSDKDENFLSRIITGDESYIFL